AAGCATCGGAAGGAATGCGTTGGGCAACCCCTAATGCTGGCCTATCATGCAAGATTGCTGACGGTCAAGTGATGATCGGACCCAATCCTTGTCAATAGAACCTCGTAATCTTTAATGCCATCATAACCATCAACTATTTATGATGTGAATGGCAAAACTGCTCATTGTTCACTTAAGAATCTACTCAATAGATTTTCACTAGATAGAGAACAGACAACGACTCGTAAACATGTCAACTATCTTACTAGAAACATACACTATCTATGAAACAATGCCCAAGGCAACTTCTATCtagaaattaataataattagatGATCATGTTCACACTAAAAATAGAAAGTCATTCATCCTATTATCATTAACTTATTATATCCATACCAAGATTAAGAAAGTATCCTGATGATTAACTTTGATTTAGAATCGATTATATTTGATTTAACATATTGACAAACATTGTAATTGGTATATATATCCTTCGACGGAATCAAATAATTTGGGTAATATATCTCACGGCTAATTCTCACTCTTTATTATTTTTCAATATCGAAAAATTATTCTGTCAGTTTAAGGGATATATACTTGATCTAGCTAGCTCTTTATACAAAGTAACTCAAAATCTCTTTTCAATTTATCATCTCAAAATTATTAGAATATATGActctttataattgaataagatatataataaaattaattagattttgatgaaaACTATTAGTCAATAGAAAGGAATATCAAAATACGTGCTAAGTGGGAGAATATCTTATAAATTAATGGGCCGCCTCCGGTGCTCCAGAGAGCAGCCTTATGGTTAATAAAAACACTATACGTGCTAAGTGGGAAATTCCTATGATGgctaataaaaacactataataaacTAATTTTACTCTTatttggatgatattattgttaaattattttaaatatatgatatatcaaatggtttgtAGTATGTTTGGATTTCtcagttatagtatttttaaataacattatagtgtttttataagGTGTAAAGCAATTGAAAAATCTTTGATTATCGTTGATCGTAGATGTGTAGTTGGTTTGACTGAGTCTATTCaggttatttataatatttttattatgatgatcaaaatactataaaaattaatttttgattctcATTTTGATGACCAAACTACTGTGTAAATCATATGAATCAGATCATGCTACTGTACAAACCAATCCATCAACTTAGATTCAAACACCATAGATCGGTCTATAAGGTATCTATGAAACTAGTGGGAAAAATATCATTGAGGCTGGTAAGAAATACTTTCAGTATTATTCAAAATAGAAGGTATCATTTGAGAAATAGAGAAATATGAGACATCTtttaggaaaataataataaaaaaagtgaGACATCTTCGAAATCACCCGAAAACTTTTGCTCACTTGTTTTGTGCGCAGTAGTAGTAGGGTCTTCTAGACTTTGCAGCATCAAGAGAGTTCCTCTCCTCCGAACTCCTGTTTCCCAAACGTCTCTACGATGATCAACATGCGTTAGGGTGCAAGTCATCCAAAGCTTCTCTTGATCCCGATAACTCAACAAGAGTAAGCAGTGCTTCAGTTTAATTTGACCAAGTACGTACCTGCCAGAGACACTGCTGTTAATTCTACAAGGCCAATAATGTATGAATACCTGAGAAAAAGCTCAACGCAAAAGATTGGAAGATTATTTTGATGTATTTGTACAGAGAAAACAATACAACAAAGTCTTTAGAAAAGGAACACACCAAAAGATTAAAAATAGGACGAATGGCTGAGACTAGCATGCTATACTATATAAGAATCTGGAGAACCAAGGGTGGAATCAAATTCGAGATTACATGTTGCCATTAGGCAATAAATTTAGAGATGCTCTATTGTCACATTGAAGCACAAGTTTGTAACATAAAAACAACCTGCATAATTTGACATATTAACTAGACTTCCAGATCAACTTTTTGTTTGATAGCTATTACAGCTTTGACAAAAATAAGACACCAAACAAAGGATGCAAAAGAAACATATAGTAGCAAAAGCCAAAAAAGTTGAAATGTGGATTTTCATAGTATAActacatatcataaatataacaaaagattctaactcttagaaatatCTTGACTTGAGTCTGACTGTGGGTAAAACACATTTCAGGAAGGCTGaaattggtgtcatctgacagcgGACAAAATACATTTTGGGAAGGGAGAAATTGGCCTACAAGAAGTCAGCAAGTCTCATTTCTCTTTCATTACCTGAAGGCAGGCAATGGTTGAATTCTCCCTAGCAAAGTAACTCCTAGAATTATATTTCCTTTTCCAATTTGTTCAACATATCCTTACTAATGTAATCAAACTAGCACACTGCAGATGCCAACCTCTGGAAGGTAACACATACTAAAAGAGCAATTTCCAAGAACATTGTTAATCCACTTCTTTTGCACCAAACACTCCGCAAAAGGAGCTAACACCCCaagtattttttattgataagaaCAATTTATGATCGATACAACACAACCTCTGGACAGTAACACCTACTAAAATAGCAATTTCCGAGATCACTGCTAATCCACTTCTTTTGCACCAAACACCCTGTAAATGGAGCTAACAATCAAGTACTTTTGATTGATAAGAACATTTTATGCACCAAACACTCAATATGACCCGATCCACAAAATGAGAGGATCACACCCTCCATAAACTTATAAGCAGAACATCTGTAACGCACAGAGCACAATAATGATATTCATTGACAATAATTGAAAATACATCTCACCAAGTCTCATCATTAATACTGGAGTAAACATCTAACTATACTTTTATTAAATATCAGATAACAATCTTCACCTTGCTAGAACCGAACACTTCTCAATCCTTAGCTCCCCAGCTACGGATCAtctgaaatatgtaattttcacatCGATAGGGATTATCTTAGTAGAAACAAGACATCAAGAAATCTAGTTGTGTCCCACGCAATCAGCtaaagataagaataataatgaaaaaaGAGCATAAATTAGGATAAAAGATCTCACAAATTCATCATGAGAAAAGCACATCCATCAGTGCACTTTGCTGCATCGGAACTCGTCCGAGGGATGAAGCTACCTCCTTATAGACTAAATTCATATCACATTACCTGCTATTAGTCCATTACTAGGATCAAGTGGTGCCCGGCAACAGTAGAAATACGCCTTTCTATAGATGCAAGGAATATCTTATAAGCTTGTTTGACGACTACTAATCCCATTCAAAATTGCCTACTAATAATGACAATGTTGTTCAATcatccatatatgtatatatcaacaTGCTGCACAACCATGCAACAACAACCTTTCACATGCTCAAGCATCCAACTTATGCAtcatggcacttctaacaaatatTAATATGCGTCAATTATAGGCTAAAATAGACGcatcaatataaaatttattgCCAAAAGAAATATGAACTAATAACAgcatattaaaatttcatcacGTCAGCATACAGAGAATCTAGGTTTTATGAGGCACCTAACACTATATTGCTCATCCAAAttggatacagagttcaaaaaagTTATTATCGATTTACAATTCAGTCCTTGAAATTTACAATCATTTCTTCATTACATTGCAAACCAGTCCCTAGCAGTCTTAATGGGCAGGCCCTTAGGCAGCCACGTGGAACTTGGTCTCAAAGGCAGGACCACATGGAGTTGGCCTGTCTGAGCTGAAGTGCATGAAGTTTAGACCACCCCCGTACTCAAATGCTTAAATTGGTAAAGGACAACTTGTACATTCCAGTGCTTAAATTGAGAACAAAACATTGTCAATACGGAAAGTGTGGTTTCCTTCATAAATCTAAGAGTTACAACTTCATTCTCAAGAAGACAGTCAGCTTCAAACTATCATGGTGGCAACCTGGTATTCATTAAGGTTTTGCACTTATAAAGAGAGAAATTTCAACTGAATTGACCGATCAGCAAGAGGAAAGAAGTGGTTCAAACTAATCACTTAAGAAAGAGAACAAAGTTTGATAaacaaaatatacaaaaaattGAAACGCAACCTCATCTACCTTTTTTGGGTTTTCGGTTTGGTTTAGGATATGAGGGACTTTAGTAAATTTATATAAAAGGTGACCAACCCTTGCCCTAAATCAAAAGCCTCATCATCCAGCTCAAAATCACCAAAGCATCCTACCATACCATCCAAAAGAATCCTACTTCTTATCATTTGAAAAAATAACCAAAACTCGAAACCTAAATTACCAAATATCCATAGTTAAATCAATCAAAACTTCACATGTCCAATAACCTACATAAGTCTGATATCTTCCAGTAGACTTAAAACGAATGGGACAAGAATAACAATTCCATGTGGCGTCTACACAAGTGATTATCAACAAGCAATTAACTCTATCGGCAATATCATCACAAATCTTCTCAACATTCTTCATTTTCTTACTACGTGTAAGCATCCAAACTCATCTTACATTCACAGAAAACGAAGTAAATGGCAGGAATTATTTGGTCGCAAACTGTAGATCATGTTATGCGGATAGTGGAAAATTGGAACCTGGAAACATAACTTGCTGGTACAAAAGTTTGTGCTATGCATATGCATTTCCACGATCAAATGCAGTTCTATTTTTGGGGACTCCATTATACAACTCAATGAGTTCTGGATACTCCTTGTAGCGGTTGACGAACTTCTCCACAAATTTCTTCTCTGGATATTTCGCGTATGTAGACATACTAAGGTTACTGATGCAAACTCCCCTAGACTTCAGGCCTGTCACAATCTGATGCCTTGGCATCAACCTTTTCTCCAAACTGCACAACAAAATATCTGGCCGAAGAGCAAGATGAGATGGAGCACATCCGGCttcatttaccaagaactccatCTTCCTCTGCAAACTCTTTAAAGAAATTCGCACAAACGTAGGAGCCTTTCTGAATGCAGCAAGGAAATCATCCTCGGACCACCCGAAGCCCTTGAAGAACTCCAAGTGAGCCTTGAAGTTCTTCTCGGAGATGCTCTGGAGCACACTCAGGATCAGGAGGAACATCCCCGAGGTGCGAGGTACTCCCAAACCCTCGACACGACTGATTAACGCCTTCAGGGTTTCAGCATTCTGGGTTATGAGGACGGGATATTGCCTTAGGATCATTGAGAGCTTCTGATCCGTGATCCCGCAATCCCTTAGAATTTCAATGTTAGGCTGGATCGTCTTCTCGATGCTATACCCGAGAAACCACCTGTTTCTCTTGCATATCTTCATCAGTAAGTCGTTGGACCCGAGGAGGCCTTGCCATAATTGGATCTTGGACAAGATGGTCTGGGATTTGTGGCTGATGACGTGGTTATTCGATCTGACGAGGTGGGTGATGTCGGAGCAGGAGAAGCCCAGATCCTGCAAAGCTCGGAACTTTGGGGCCAGGGTCTTCTCCACGTCGAGGAGAAGCCACCGGGGGTTTGCAGATATGACCTTTTTCACCTGGGTGTTGTCAAAACCGTAGCTTTTAAAAAAGCCAAGGACGGAGTCAGGCTGGTGGCGGGATTCGACGCGACCAAGGAGCTTCGAGGCTTTGGCCGCCTGATCAGGATCGAAGCCACAGGAGCTGACCAGGTATTCAGCCATAAGGCTGCTCTCTGGAGCACCGGAGGCGGCGGAATAAGAATGGGTTGCGAGAAAAAGGGCAGCATCGGCCGGACGACAGCAAGGGACGAATGCAAGGGCTTTGGACAAGAGAGAGACGTAGGGCGACCTATTCATCAAtgtcatcgtcttcttcttcttcttcttcttcttctttgttggttcCTTCTCTTTACCAAAACCTAGCGAAGGTGGCGTAGCAGCGTATAGAGGAGCGCGATTCGGCCGGAAGTACCTGCGTCTTAAACCCTAGAAGTGCGTTACCGTGTTCGACATTTTTTTTTCTGGCGGAGATTACTGCGACCGCAGGCGTCTCTTTTTCTTCGTCAACTTTTAGTTTGTTGATGGGAGACAAAACATTTATTGCGTGCCAACTAAAGATAATAAAAGGTGTTCTTTTAGAAAAAATTTgcactattattttttttatctagggTTTATTTTTTATAGTTAGAACAAAAATATACCCTTAATCTTCTATTAAAAATGACTTGATCagctattaaaaaattgataattaattatcagaaatttagaaaaatataaaaagctATGCTAATCATTTTAAAATCAATAGATATGCACCGAAAATGattaatatctatttttattttaaaaacttttataattaat
The DNA window shown above is from Musa acuminata AAA Group cultivar baxijiao chromosome BXJ2-4, Cavendish_Baxijiao_AAA, whole genome shotgun sequence and carries:
- the LOC135609407 gene encoding transcription termination factor MTERF4, chloroplastic-like; the protein is MTLMNRSPYVSLLSKALAFVPCCRPADAALFLATHSYSAASGAPESSLMAEYLVSSCGFDPDQAAKASKLLGRVESRHQPDSVLGFFKSYGFDNTQVKKVISANPRWLLLDVEKTLAPKFRALQDLGFSCSDITHLVRSNNHVISHKSQTILSKIQLWQGLLGSNDLLMKICKRNRWFLGYSIEKTIQPNIEILRDCGITDQKLSMILRQYPVLITQNAETLKALISRVEGLGVPRTSGMFLLILSVLQSISEKNFKAHLEFFKGFGWSEDDFLAAFRKAPTFVRISLKSLQRKMEFLVNEAGCAPSHLALRPDILLCSLEKRLMPRHQIVTGLKSRGVCISNLSMSTYAKYPEKKFVEKFVNRYKEYPELIELYNGVPKNRTAFDRGNAYA